From one Tsukamurella tyrosinosolvens genomic stretch:
- a CDS encoding pirin family protein, producing MDRLVRSSDRAASTMPGVRSRHCFSFGDHYDPDNTHHGVLLACNAEQVAAGTGFDTHPHRAVEIVTWVLSGSLVHQDSEGHAGLVHPGLAQRMSAGTGVLHSERNDRPDPAGADVRFVQMWVLPDEPGGAPSYEQHEVDADLTAGGLVPVASGDPAQDAAIRIGSRGATLFAARLAPGDAVDLPDAPFGHLYLADGAVLAESSTGPVDLADGDSLRTVGDGRRVTAGPAGAEFLFWRMRTRLGG from the coding sequence ATGGATCGGTTGGTTCGCTCATCCGACCGCGCAGCGTCGACGATGCCGGGCGTGCGGTCGCGCCATTGCTTCTCCTTCGGCGACCACTACGATCCGGACAATACGCACCACGGCGTCCTGCTCGCCTGCAACGCCGAGCAGGTCGCGGCGGGTACGGGCTTCGACACGCATCCGCACCGCGCGGTCGAGATCGTCACCTGGGTCCTGTCCGGTTCCCTCGTCCATCAGGACAGCGAGGGACACGCCGGGCTGGTCCATCCGGGCCTCGCGCAGCGGATGAGCGCGGGCACGGGCGTGCTGCACTCCGAGCGCAACGACCGCCCCGACCCCGCGGGCGCCGACGTCCGGTTCGTCCAGATGTGGGTCCTCCCGGACGAGCCGGGCGGCGCACCGTCGTACGAGCAGCACGAGGTCGACGCCGACCTCACCGCGGGCGGGCTGGTCCCCGTCGCGTCCGGCGACCCGGCCCAGGACGCCGCGATCCGGATCGGCAGTCGCGGCGCCACCCTGTTCGCGGCGCGGCTCGCGCCCGGCGACGCCGTCGACCTGCCGGACGCGCCCTTCGGGCACCTCTACCTGGCCGACGGTGCCGTGCTCGCCGAGTCCTCGACGGGGCCCGTCGACCTCGCCGACGGCGACTCACTGCGCACCGTCGGGGACGGACGGCGCGTGACCGCCGGCCCCGCCGGTGCCGAGTTCCTGTTCTGGCGCATGCGCACCCGCCTGGGCGGCTGA
- a CDS encoding NTF2-like N-terminal transpeptidase domain-containing protein: MRRSGRTRYGVAAVASALLLALGSGLAACGDSAVEEVQKMLDGYGSALGEGKAVAAAAFTSSPDAAGGVIGRTLRDMNAKSVEVKASNVQRYSGGNATFDVKTHWNFGDGRDWDYTTKGSASQLSIGWRISWDPAVLAPGLTPDTSIRQIRTDAKPPKVFAADKSELMFAGTVHRLTVDPNKTKNLTDSLTRVAKIVSPVAPLVTPDSLAAKAKADPGKPVPVVDLRDDDYGVLGDALTAVPGLQDTPAGDLLIANRQLFSPLFEGIKGAWQANRDETAGWEVQLLTNGKPPTKIVGFQGPPGPDLRTSMDPKVQLDVENAVVQLGQPAAMVVLSVSTGAVLAAAQNTQASGIATDWALNGLSTTGPVLEPLYSEVNAAAGNDAGKQSKLLAPLGMGTDFAMTGVKTTTAQLPGTGGRGASELGADSVKASPFGMAVFASAIAKGKTTAPYVVQGQTAKPSAPLGDVDDKILKAVRAKMDSTVSPSGDGSDLVSTKAKGLVGTNGPEGPGWFIGYRGDQAFAIMVSGERSGAGSLQVAGAYLK, from the coding sequence GTGAGACGCAGCGGCCGGACACGGTACGGCGTCGCGGCGGTGGCCTCCGCGCTCCTGCTGGCGCTGGGCTCCGGGTTGGCCGCGTGCGGCGACAGCGCCGTCGAAGAAGTGCAGAAGATGCTCGACGGCTACGGCTCCGCGCTCGGCGAGGGGAAGGCCGTCGCGGCGGCCGCCTTCACCTCCTCGCCCGACGCGGCCGGCGGCGTCATCGGCCGCACGCTGCGTGACATGAACGCGAAGTCCGTGGAGGTCAAGGCCTCCAACGTGCAGCGCTACTCGGGCGGCAACGCGACGTTCGACGTGAAGACGCACTGGAACTTCGGCGACGGCCGCGACTGGGACTACACCACCAAGGGCAGCGCCTCGCAGCTGTCGATCGGCTGGCGCATCTCGTGGGATCCCGCGGTGCTCGCGCCCGGCCTCACCCCCGATACGTCGATCCGGCAGATCCGCACCGACGCGAAGCCGCCGAAGGTCTTCGCCGCCGACAAGTCGGAGCTGATGTTCGCCGGGACCGTGCACCGGCTCACGGTCGACCCGAACAAGACCAAGAACCTCACCGACAGCCTGACCCGGGTCGCGAAGATCGTCTCCCCGGTCGCGCCGCTCGTCACGCCCGATTCCCTCGCCGCGAAGGCGAAGGCGGACCCCGGCAAGCCGGTCCCCGTCGTGGACCTGCGCGACGACGACTACGGCGTGCTGGGCGACGCCCTCACCGCCGTCCCCGGCCTGCAGGACACCCCCGCCGGCGACCTGCTCATCGCGAACCGGCAGCTCTTCTCCCCGCTCTTCGAGGGCATCAAGGGCGCCTGGCAGGCGAACCGCGACGAGACCGCCGGCTGGGAGGTGCAGCTGCTCACGAACGGGAAGCCGCCCACCAAGATCGTCGGCTTCCAGGGCCCGCCCGGGCCCGACCTGCGGACGTCGATGGACCCCAAGGTGCAGCTCGACGTCGAGAACGCCGTGGTCCAGCTCGGGCAGCCCGCCGCGATGGTGGTGCTCTCCGTCTCGACCGGCGCCGTGCTCGCGGCGGCGCAGAACACGCAGGCCAGCGGCATCGCGACCGACTGGGCGCTGAACGGCCTCTCCACCACCGGGCCGGTGCTGGAGCCCCTGTACAGCGAGGTCAACGCGGCCGCGGGGAACGACGCCGGGAAGCAGTCGAAGCTGCTCGCCCCGCTGGGGATGGGCACCGACTTCGCGATGACCGGCGTGAAGACCACGACCGCGCAACTGCCCGGTACCGGCGGGCGCGGCGCCTCCGAGCTCGGCGCCGACTCCGTCAAGGCCAGCCCCTTCGGCATGGCCGTCTTCGCCTCCGCGATCGCCAAGGGCAAGACCACCGCGCCCTACGTCGTGCAGGGGCAGACGGCGAAGCCCAGCGCGCCTCTCGGCGACGTCGACGACAAGATCCTCAAGGCCGTGCGCGCGAAGATGGACTCGACGGTCTCCCCGTCGGGCGACGGCAGCGACCTCGTCTCGACCAAGGCCAAGGGGCTCGTGGGCACGAACGGCCCGGAGGGGCCGGGCTGGTTCATCGGTTACCGGGGCGACCAGGCCTTCGCGATCATGGTCTCGGGCGAGCGCTCCGGCGCCGGGTCGCTGCAGGTCGCGGGCGCGTACCTGAAGTAG
- a CDS encoding DUF3054 domain-containing protein, whose amino-acid sequence MRIPVIAALDVVFVLLFVVIGRFNHDEAFSPAGFAETAWPFLLALAVGWAFTYVLAALRGHEPGRAATFAPGRVFPAGVIIWVSTVAFGMTARGLLTSKGVEVSFVIVATIALGLFLLGWRAVAAAVLSRRAKATESAATGS is encoded by the coding sequence ATGCGTATACCGGTCATCGCCGCCCTCGACGTGGTCTTCGTCCTGCTGTTCGTGGTGATCGGCCGGTTCAACCACGACGAGGCCTTCTCGCCGGCCGGCTTCGCCGAGACCGCCTGGCCGTTCCTGCTCGCGCTGGCCGTCGGCTGGGCGTTCACGTACGTTCTGGCCGCGCTGCGCGGCCACGAGCCGGGTCGCGCCGCGACCTTCGCGCCGGGGCGCGTCTTCCCCGCCGGCGTCATCATCTGGGTGTCGACGGTGGCCTTCGGCATGACGGCCCGCGGGCTGCTCACGTCGAAGGGCGTCGAGGTCAGCTTCGTCATCGTCGCGACGATCGCCCTGGGCCTGTTCCTGCTGGGATGGCGCGCCGTCGCGGCCGCGGTCCTGTCGCGTCGGGCGAAAGCGACGGAGAGCGCCGCGACCGGCTCCTGA
- a CDS encoding lysylphosphatidylglycerol synthase transmembrane domain-containing protein codes for MQADDDAPSPGAEPSGGTPPEDAPPKDPAVTRRRLRWVRRALLLVVAIVLGVEVYLFGPTVSKSIRELEHIRWEWVLACVIAVFFSMDSFAQVTRVLLRSAGVKVTQPQALGLQMASNSVSQTMPGGQVLAPTLVYRRTRMWGASRVVAAWQIVMSGLLMSAGLAVLGLVGALMAGAKSSPYSVIFSVGMLVVFIVLVQYVASHPDGLYVVGARLIRWINDLRNKPEDTGLARLREVIEQLQAVKMSRRYGAEAFGWSMFNWIADVACLAFACYAVGDAPGLAALAGAYAASKVVNSISPIPGGLGLVEAALVPALVLAGMPASQAFTATILYRLVSYVLVVVIGWVVFFVSYRSTMDIDPDAPDKNGERPSEKAAKAAADSTDADPSAPEPPPRPDGPPGESGPSTSDTGPDQRI; via the coding sequence ATGCAGGCAGACGACGACGCGCCCTCCCCCGGCGCCGAGCCCTCCGGCGGCACGCCGCCCGAGGACGCGCCCCCGAAGGACCCCGCCGTGACCCGGCGGCGGCTCCGGTGGGTCCGACGGGCCCTGCTGCTGGTGGTCGCGATCGTGCTCGGCGTCGAGGTGTACCTGTTCGGCCCGACGGTCTCGAAGTCGATCCGCGAGCTGGAGCACATCCGCTGGGAATGGGTCCTGGCCTGCGTGATCGCGGTCTTCTTCTCGATGGACTCGTTCGCCCAGGTCACGCGGGTGCTGCTGCGCTCGGCGGGCGTGAAGGTGACGCAGCCGCAGGCCCTGGGCCTGCAGATGGCGTCGAACTCCGTCTCGCAGACGATGCCCGGCGGGCAGGTGCTCGCGCCGACCCTCGTCTACCGACGCACCCGCATGTGGGGCGCCTCGCGCGTCGTCGCGGCCTGGCAGATCGTGATGAGCGGCCTGCTCATGTCGGCCGGGCTCGCCGTCCTCGGCCTGGTGGGCGCCCTCATGGCCGGCGCCAAGTCGAGCCCGTACTCGGTCATCTTCTCCGTCGGCATGCTCGTGGTCTTCATCGTGCTCGTGCAGTACGTGGCCTCGCATCCCGACGGCCTCTACGTCGTGGGCGCGCGCCTCATCCGCTGGATCAACGACCTGCGCAACAAGCCGGAGGACACCGGCTTGGCCCGGCTGCGCGAGGTGATCGAGCAGCTCCAGGCCGTGAAGATGAGCCGCCGCTACGGCGCGGAGGCCTTCGGCTGGTCGATGTTCAACTGGATCGCCGACGTGGCCTGCCTCGCGTTCGCCTGCTACGCCGTCGGCGACGCCCCCGGGCTGGCCGCCCTCGCCGGCGCCTACGCGGCGTCCAAGGTGGTCAACTCCATCAGCCCGATCCCGGGCGGCCTCGGCCTCGTCGAGGCGGCGCTCGTGCCCGCCCTCGTGCTCGCCGGCATGCCCGCGAGCCAGGCCTTCACCGCGACCATCCTGTACCGCCTGGTCAGTTACGTCCTCGTGGTCGTCATCGGCTGGGTCGTCTTCTTCGTCTCGTACCGCAGCACCATGGACATCGACCCCGACGCCCCCGACAAGAACGGCGAGCGACCGTCCGAGAAGGCCGCCAAGGCGGCCGCGGACTCCACCGACGCCGACCCCTCCGCGCCGGAGCCCCCGCCCCGGCCCGACGGTCCGCCGGGCGAGAGCGGACCGTCGACCAGCGATACGGGCCCCGACCAGCGGATTTAG
- the macS gene encoding MacS family sensor histidine kinase, translated as MQGLASRLRRVEPTGDDAGVGASDGDPRAPLWRGAQWFRALSVVYAVGRQIDEADRYQRIGWSWVMIGAVVAVSVIAGLGYVRGFGRNRWFVIGEFAAAAVLALGTVWVASPEFTAHNQALPTTLWLTNPVVSAAILGGPVAGMAGGIAIAVINAIYRGTFPETIVRDANYPVFMAVGLGLGVAARVAIRSQEQLREAERVAAEARARERLAREVHDGVLQALAFLARRCAELGGPGTELGALGELAAQQERALRHLIAETPVGPAPDPDGDGAVDLRDLLRPLASATVTLAEPGGPVLLPARPAAEVAAAVRNALDNTALHAGPGARSYLLLEDVEDAVLVTVRDDGTGIAPGRLDAARAEGRLGVSESIVGRMRALGGRAELTTDVDEGVEWELWVPR; from the coding sequence ATGCAAGGCCTCGCATCGCGGCTGCGGCGCGTCGAACCCACCGGCGACGATGCCGGGGTGGGCGCGTCCGACGGCGACCCCCGCGCGCCGCTCTGGCGCGGCGCGCAGTGGTTCCGTGCGCTGTCCGTCGTGTACGCCGTCGGCCGGCAGATCGACGAGGCCGACCGGTACCAGCGGATCGGCTGGAGCTGGGTGATGATCGGCGCCGTCGTGGCGGTCAGCGTGATCGCCGGCCTCGGCTACGTGCGGGGCTTCGGGCGCAACCGGTGGTTCGTGATCGGCGAGTTCGCGGCGGCCGCCGTGCTGGCGCTGGGCACCGTCTGGGTGGCTTCGCCCGAGTTCACCGCACACAACCAGGCCCTGCCCACCACGCTGTGGCTCACCAACCCGGTGGTCTCCGCCGCGATCCTCGGCGGGCCGGTCGCCGGTATGGCCGGCGGCATCGCGATCGCGGTGATCAACGCGATCTACCGCGGCACCTTCCCCGAGACCATCGTCCGCGACGCCAACTACCCCGTCTTCATGGCCGTCGGCCTCGGTCTCGGCGTGGCGGCCCGCGTCGCGATCCGCTCGCAGGAGCAGCTCCGCGAGGCCGAGCGCGTCGCCGCCGAGGCCCGCGCCCGCGAGCGGCTCGCCCGGGAGGTGCACGACGGGGTGTTGCAGGCCCTCGCCTTCCTCGCCCGACGGTGCGCCGAGCTCGGCGGGCCCGGCACGGAGCTGGGCGCCCTGGGGGAACTGGCGGCGCAGCAGGAGCGGGCGCTGCGGCACCTCATCGCGGAGACTCCGGTGGGTCCTGCCCCGGATCCCGATGGGGACGGCGCCGTCGACCTGCGGGACCTGCTGCGGCCCCTCGCGTCGGCGACGGTCACCCTCGCCGAGCCCGGCGGCCCCGTGCTGCTCCCGGCGCGCCCGGCCGCCGAGGTGGCCGCCGCGGTGCGGAACGCGCTCGACAACACCGCGTTGCACGCCGGGCCGGGAGCCCGTTCGTACCTGCTGCTCGAGGACGTCGAGGACGCCGTGCTGGTCACGGTGCGCGACGACGGCACCGGAATCGCGCCGGGACGGCTCGACGCCGCCCGCGCGGAGGGCAGACTAGGGGTGTCGGAGTCCATCGTCGGGCGGATGCGGGCGCTGGGCGGCCGGGCCGAACTGACGACGGACGTGGATGAAGGGGTGGAGTGGGAGCTGTGGGTACCTCGGTGA
- a CDS encoding response regulator, producing the protein MSGPDADPAGISVLVVDDHPMWREAVARDLEARGFVVAGTADSVAAAGRIAKAVQPSVVLMDMSLPDGNGAAGTALVLEAAPTAQVLILSASDERDDVVEAVKAGACGYLVKSASAEELVAAVHATAEGQPVFTPGLAGLVLGEFRRMASAPEPAGPGLTARETEVLRLVAKGLSAKQIATRLHLSHRTVENHVQATLRKLQLGNRVELARYALENGLD; encoded by the coding sequence GTGAGCGGGCCGGACGCGGACCCGGCGGGCATCTCCGTGCTGGTGGTGGACGATCACCCGATGTGGCGCGAGGCGGTGGCCCGCGACCTGGAGGCGCGCGGCTTCGTCGTGGCCGGCACCGCCGATTCGGTGGCGGCCGCCGGGCGGATCGCGAAGGCCGTGCAGCCGTCCGTCGTGCTGATGGACATGTCGCTGCCCGACGGGAACGGTGCCGCCGGCACCGCGCTCGTGCTGGAGGCGGCGCCGACGGCACAGGTGCTGATCCTCTCCGCCTCCGACGAGCGCGACGACGTGGTCGAGGCCGTGAAGGCCGGCGCCTGTGGCTACCTGGTCAAGAGCGCGTCCGCGGAGGAGCTGGTCGCGGCCGTGCACGCCACCGCCGAGGGACAGCCGGTGTTCACGCCCGGCCTCGCCGGGCTGGTGCTGGGCGAGTTCCGTCGGATGGCGTCGGCGCCGGAGCCCGCCGGTCCCGGGTTGACCGCCCGCGAGACCGAGGTGCTGCGGCTCGTCGCGAAGGGACTGTCCGCCAAGCAGATCGCCACCCGCCTGCACCTGAGCCACCGCACCGTCGAGAACCACGTACAGGCCACGCTGCGGAAGCTGCAGCTCGGGAACCGGGTGGAGCTGGCGCGCTACGCGTTGGAGAACGGGCTGGACTAG
- a CDS encoding GlsB/YeaQ/YmgE family stress response membrane protein — protein MQLSTTVVEASLGFDGIGWIAWIIIGGIAGWLASKIMGTDAQQGLFLNIAVGIVGGVVGGIILRILGVSTAGAGWILTLLTALAGSCVLLFVVGLVTGRRG, from the coding sequence ATGCAACTCTCAACAACGGTGGTCGAGGCGAGCCTCGGATTCGACGGCATCGGCTGGATCGCGTGGATCATCATCGGCGGCATCGCGGGGTGGCTCGCAAGCAAGATCATGGGAACCGATGCGCAGCAAGGCCTGTTCCTCAACATCGCGGTGGGCATCGTCGGCGGCGTCGTCGGCGGGATCATCCTCAGGATCCTCGGCGTCTCCACTGCCGGTGCCGGGTGGATCCTCACACTGCTTACCGCGCTCGCGGGATCATGCGTCCTGCTGTTCGTCGTGGGCCTGGTGACCGGGCGACGTGGCTGA
- a CDS encoding GAF and ANTAR domain-containing protein has translation MTDEGFESLLSTMAEMSRNIAQTSSLDSTLESVTSACVQLIPDVAGASILIIEGPEKYGSLAPTSELTERLDALQHRFQQGPCWDAATTNPATRAPDLRADERWPEFAPAAVEAGIVSMLSFRLFTFDSRVGALNLFSEKVDAFSDESETVGGMLATQAATALIANDRALQFRSALASRDVIGQAKGMLMERFDVDAVRAFELLARVSSDSNVPLATIAERVVEKGSANRDPA, from the coding sequence GTGACTGACGAGGGGTTCGAAAGCCTCCTGTCGACGATGGCGGAGATGTCCCGCAACATCGCGCAGACCAGTTCTCTCGACAGCACACTCGAGAGCGTCACATCGGCGTGCGTCCAGCTGATCCCCGATGTGGCGGGCGCCTCGATCCTGATCATCGAAGGACCGGAGAAGTACGGCTCCCTCGCACCCACGTCGGAACTGACGGAGAGGCTCGACGCGCTGCAACACCGGTTCCAGCAGGGGCCCTGCTGGGACGCGGCGACCACCAACCCCGCGACCCGCGCACCCGATCTTCGGGCCGACGAGCGCTGGCCCGAGTTCGCCCCCGCCGCAGTGGAAGCGGGGATCGTCAGCATGCTGTCCTTCCGGTTGTTCACCTTCGATTCCCGGGTCGGTGCGTTGAACCTGTTCTCGGAGAAGGTCGACGCGTTCAGCGATGAGTCGGAGACCGTCGGTGGGATGCTGGCGACGCAGGCCGCGACCGCCCTCATCGCCAACGACCGTGCGTTGCAGTTCCGCTCCGCCCTGGCCAGCCGTGACGTCATCGGTCAGGCCAAGGGAATGCTCATGGAGCGGTTCGACGTCGATGCGGTGCGTGCCTTCGAACTGCTGGCCCGGGTATCCAGCGACAGCAACGTTCCTCTGGCGACGATCGCGGAGCGCGTGGTGGAGAAGGGTTCCGCGAACCGCGATCCCGCGTGA
- a CDS encoding aspartate ammonia-lyase — MTSPQTRSEHDLLGDIDVPADAYYGAHTARALLNFPITGVPIAIHTHLVHALAAVKQAAASANRQLGLLDEERSAAIVAACERIRGGGLHEWFVVDTIAGGAGTSTNMNANEVIANAALEHLDRPKGDYAALHPLDHVNLGQSTNDVYPTAIKIALITQLAELAEALTELRGTFAAKSDEFAGILKMGRTQLQDAVPMTLGQEFGAFATTLGEDIVRLQEATRLLHELNIGGTAIGTALNAHPGYRRKVIEQLREVTGIHELVGATDLIEATADVGVFVQLSGVLKRIAVKLSKTCNDLRLLSSGPRAGLAEIHLPAVQAGSSIMPGKVNPVIPEVVNQIAYEVIGHDVTITMAAEGGQLQLNAFEPIIARSLVESIAHLTRGARVLGERCVSGITANRERLEQMVSESIGVVTALSPTIGYAAATSVAAEALESGRGVVEIVRERALLDEATLASLLSPEYLTGHPPHALQPRPDDAPAGGPGD; from the coding sequence ATGACCTCTCCGCAGACGCGCAGCGAGCACGACCTGCTCGGCGACATCGACGTCCCCGCCGACGCCTACTACGGCGCCCACACCGCCCGGGCGCTGCTGAACTTCCCGATCACCGGCGTTCCCATCGCCATCCACACCCACCTGGTGCACGCGCTGGCCGCAGTGAAACAGGCCGCGGCGTCGGCCAATCGACAGCTTGGCCTGCTCGACGAGGAGCGGTCCGCGGCGATCGTCGCGGCGTGCGAGCGGATCCGCGGCGGCGGGCTGCACGAGTGGTTCGTCGTCGACACCATCGCGGGCGGCGCGGGCACGTCGACGAACATGAACGCCAACGAGGTGATCGCGAACGCCGCGCTGGAGCACCTGGACCGGCCGAAGGGCGACTACGCCGCGCTGCACCCGCTCGACCACGTGAACCTGGGGCAGAGCACCAACGACGTCTACCCGACCGCGATCAAGATCGCCCTCATCACCCAGCTCGCCGAGCTGGCCGAGGCGCTCACGGAACTGCGCGGCACCTTCGCCGCGAAGTCGGACGAGTTCGCGGGCATCCTCAAGATGGGCCGCACCCAGCTCCAGGACGCGGTGCCGATGACGCTCGGCCAGGAGTTCGGCGCGTTCGCCACCACGCTGGGCGAGGACATCGTGCGGCTGCAGGAGGCCACTCGGCTGCTGCACGAGCTCAACATCGGCGGCACCGCGATCGGCACCGCCCTCAACGCCCACCCCGGTTACCGCCGCAAGGTCATCGAGCAACTGCGCGAGGTCACGGGCATTCACGAACTGGTCGGCGCCACCGACCTCATCGAGGCGACCGCCGACGTCGGCGTCTTCGTCCAGCTCTCCGGCGTGCTCAAGCGGATCGCGGTGAAGTTGTCGAAGACCTGCAACGACCTGCGGCTGCTGTCGTCCGGCCCGCGCGCCGGCCTCGCGGAGATCCACCTGCCCGCGGTGCAGGCCGGGTCGTCGATCATGCCGGGCAAGGTCAACCCCGTCATCCCCGAGGTGGTGAACCAGATCGCCTACGAGGTGATCGGCCACGACGTCACCATCACCATGGCCGCCGAGGGCGGGCAGTTGCAGCTCAACGCCTTCGAGCCGATCATCGCCCGCTCGCTGGTCGAGTCGATCGCGCACCTCACGCGCGGCGCCCGCGTGCTCGGGGAGCGCTGCGTCTCCGGGATCACGGCGAACCGGGAGCGGTTGGAGCAGATGGTGAGCGAGTCCATCGGCGTCGTCACCGCACTGAGCCCCACCATCGGCTACGCCGCCGCGACCTCGGTCGCCGCCGAGGCGCTCGAGTCCGGGCGCGGGGTCGTCGAGATCGTGCGCGAACGGGCCCTCCTCGATGAGGCGACCCTCGCGTCGCTCCTCAGCCCCGAGTACCTCACCGGCCACCCGCCCCACGCCCTGCAGCCCCGTCCCGACGACGCTCCGGCGGGGGGACCCGGCGACTAG
- a CDS encoding barstar family protein: MKTYTVDGSRVTGAADFYTELGRAVNGPDGYFGSNLDALVDCLRGGFGTPEDEPFGFRLTHADEVRTALGAKLYSEVLDVFATAGVPVTAEPHSGRAGRTG, from the coding sequence GTGAAGACCTACACCGTGGACGGCAGCCGGGTGACCGGGGCGGCCGACTTCTACACCGAGCTCGGGCGCGCGGTGAACGGCCCCGACGGCTACTTCGGCAGCAACCTCGACGCCCTCGTCGACTGCCTGCGCGGCGGCTTCGGCACCCCGGAGGACGAGCCCTTCGGCTTCCGCCTCACGCACGCCGACGAGGTCCGCACCGCGCTCGGCGCGAAGCTCTACTCCGAGGTGCTGGACGTCTTCGCCACCGCGGGTGTCCCGGTCACCGCGGAACCGCACAGCGGGCGGGCCGGTCGCACAGGCTGA
- a CDS encoding ribonuclease domain-containing protein produces MRIATRLAGSVVVALGVTVATVSPASAALPSCALSSLPAQAADTVDLIHQGGPFPYPRNDGVVFQNREGILPAQASGYYHEYTVPTPGSSTRGARRIVTGGTPLTSPPNLYYTGDHYASFCIVTGA; encoded by the coding sequence ATGCGCATCGCAACCCGCCTCGCGGGATCGGTCGTCGTGGCGCTCGGCGTCACGGTCGCGACCGTCTCCCCCGCCTCCGCCGCCCTGCCCTCCTGCGCGTTGTCGTCCCTGCCCGCGCAGGCGGCCGACACCGTCGACCTCATCCATCAGGGCGGTCCGTTCCCGTACCCGCGCAACGACGGGGTCGTGTTCCAGAACCGGGAGGGGATCCTGCCCGCGCAGGCCTCGGGGTACTACCACGAGTACACGGTGCCGACGCCCGGCTCGTCGACCCGCGGCGCACGCCGGATCGTCACCGGCGGAACGCCGCTCACGTCCCCGCCGAACTTGTACTACACCGGCGACCACTACGCCTCGTTCTGCATCGTGACGGGAGCCTGA
- a CDS encoding TetR family transcriptional regulator — protein sequence MPRPSPRAVERHTPGPSRAEAKERTRQTLLDEALALAGERSFASLSLREVAKAAGVVPTAFYRHFASMDDLGVTLVEDAMRVLRRMLREGRREGVAPSGAEAIRVVAKQARANDAEFQFLVRERYGGSPELQRAIDVELRLFAKELTHDLSRIPALSEWSVEDLDMTADLYVTIMLGFVAELVRIDARNTRDEAELIERTTRQLTVVALGLASYTPRER from the coding sequence ATGCCCAGACCGTCCCCGCGCGCCGTCGAACGGCACACCCCGGGACCGTCGCGGGCGGAGGCCAAGGAGCGCACGCGACAGACCCTGCTCGACGAGGCGCTGGCCCTGGCCGGTGAACGCTCGTTCGCGAGCCTGTCGCTGCGCGAGGTCGCCAAGGCGGCCGGCGTGGTGCCCACCGCCTTCTACCGCCACTTCGCATCGATGGACGACCTCGGCGTCACCCTGGTCGAGGACGCGATGCGCGTGCTGCGCCGCATGCTGCGCGAGGGCCGGCGCGAGGGCGTGGCGCCGAGCGGCGCGGAGGCGATCCGCGTCGTCGCCAAGCAGGCCCGCGCCAACGACGCCGAGTTCCAGTTCCTCGTGCGCGAGCGCTACGGCGGCTCCCCCGAACTGCAACGCGCGATCGACGTCGAGCTGCGACTCTTCGCCAAGGAGCTCACCCACGACCTCTCGCGGATCCCCGCGCTGAGCGAGTGGAGCGTCGAGGACCTCGACATGACCGCCGACCTCTACGTCACGATCATGCTGGGCTTCGTCGCCGAGCTGGTGCGCATCGACGCCCGCAACACCCGCGACGAGGCGGAGCTCATCGAGCGCACCACCCGCCAGCTCACCGTCGTCGCCCTGGGCCTGGCGTCGTACACCCCCCGCGAGAGGTAG